One stretch of Tachysurus fulvidraco isolate hzauxx_2018 chromosome 12, HZAU_PFXX_2.0, whole genome shotgun sequence DNA includes these proteins:
- the chrna2a gene encoding neuronal acetylcholine receptor subunit alpha-2a encodes MGRDFLLFLAPLVCCVCDADDWTHAHAEDKLFKKLFSTYNKWSRPVRNITDVVIVKFGLSIAQLIDVDEKNQMMTTNVWLKQEWNDYKLRWKPSDYDNVTSIRVPSELIWVPDIVLYNNADGEFAVTHMTKAHLFYTGEVRWVPPAIYKSSCSIDVTFFPFDQQNCKMKFGSWTYDKAKIDLERIEKTVDLKDYWESGEWAIVNAVGTYNTKKYDCCHEIYPDITYFFIIRRLPLFYTINLIIPCLLISCLTVLVFYLPSDCGEKITLCISVLLSLTVFLLLITEIIPSTSLVIPLIGEYLLFTMIFVTLSIVITVFVLNVHHRSPSTHKMPRWVQSVFLGFIPHILFMKRPEPGQTCRQQQEKRHAQSQCSKLSTSKSWLQQETDVDVGVHWDKESNAATCLFSPATSLNLSDSETSLRKCDLQQQGQRITLLQQPVNLSHLESELRLPYSPGLLQALEGVQYIADYLRAEDTDFSVKEDWKYVAMVIDRIFLWMFIIVCLLGTVGLFLPPWLSGMI; translated from the exons ATGGGACGTGATTTTTTGCTCTTCTTGGCGCCGTTGGTCTGCTGTGTCTGTGATGCTG ATGACTGGACCCATGCACATGCTGAGGACAAGCTCTTTAAAAAACTCTTCAGTACCTACAATAAGTGGTCCAGACCTGTGCGGAATATTACTGATGTAGTAATTGTCAAGTTTGggctctcaattgctcagctgatTGATGTG GATGAGAAAAATCAGATGATGACCACAAATGTATGGCTCAAGCAG GAATGGAATGACTATAAACTGCGTTGGAAACCTTCAGATTACGACAACGTAACATCCATCAGGGTGCCATCGGAGCTGATATGGGTACCAGATATTGTCCTGTATAATAA TGCAGATGGTGAGTTTGCTGTGACTCACATGACCAAAGCCCACCTGTTTTACACTGGGGAAGTGCGTTGGGTGCCTCCAGCCATCTATAAGAGCTCATGCAGCATTGATGTCACGTTCTTTCCCTTTGATCAGCAAAACTGCAAAATGAAGTTTGGCTCTTGGACATATGACAAAGCCAAAATTGATCTGGAGCGCATCGAGAAAACTGTGGACCTGAAGGATTACTGGGAAAGTGGGGAGTGGGCTATTGTGAATGCTGTGGGTACATACAACACCAAAAAATATGACTGTTGTCATGAAATCTACCCAGACATCACATATTTCTTCATTATCCGTCGTCTTCCTCTTTTTTACACCATCAACCTCATCATCCCCTGCCTGCTCATCTCCTGCCTGACAGTGCTGGTCTTCTACTTGCCCTCAGACTGTGGGGAGAAGATCACACTGTGTATATCTGTCCTGCTTTCTTTGACTGTCTTCCTCTTGCTCATCACTGAGATAATACCTTCCACGTCTCTGGTCATCCCACTCATTGGAGAGTATCTGCTCTTCACCATGATTTTTGTAACTCTGTCCATCGTCATCACTGTATTTGTACTGAACGTGCACCACCGCTCTCCCAGTACTCACAAGATGCCACGCTGGGTTCAGTCTGTATTCTTGGGCTTTATCCCCCATATTCTCTTTATGAAGCGTCCAGAGCCTGGGCAGACATGCCGTCAGCAACAAGAAAAGAGACATGCTCAGAGTCAGTGCTCTAAACTCAGCACCTCTAAAAGCTGGCTGCAGCAGGAGACAGATGTGGATGTAGGTGTACATTGGGATAAGGAGAGCAATGCAGCCACCTGTTTGTTCTCTCCTGCTACATCTTTAAACTTGTCTGACTCTGAGACCTCACTGAGAAAGTGTGACCTGCAACAGCAAGGACAAAGGATAACCCTCCTTCAACAACCTGTCAACCTGAGCCATCTGGAGTCTGAGCTGAGATTACCGTACTCCCCAGGCCTACTACAGGCCTTAGAGGGAGTGCAATACATTGCTGATTACTTGCGTGCTGAGGACACAGATTTCTCT GTCAAGGAGGACTGGAAATATGTAGCAATGGTGATTGACCGCATCTTCCTCTGGATGTTCATCATTGTGTGCCTGCTGGGGACAGTCGGCCTCTTCTTGCCTCCCTGGCTCTCGGGGATGATCTAG